In Candidatus Hydrogenedentota bacterium, a single window of DNA contains:
- a CDS encoding NUDIX domain-containing protein, whose amino-acid sequence MELSANVFEVWVFRRTQTGVEYLLLHTSQIKADRHFNGGRFWQIPGGFVEAHENIVGAIERRLAAFNLLPSSIWAAEHAYTIYNRRFDSMQIVGVYEAEADQDVITLDPEEHSDAQWFSFEECLTRVYYRGLKDGLRSVREYITGVVVPARELQLK is encoded by the coding sequence ATGGAACTATCAGCGAATGTCTTTGAGGTGTGGGTTTTTCGTCGAACTCAGACTGGCGTTGAGTACCTCCTCCTTCACACCTCGCAGATCAAGGCGGACAGGCACTTCAATGGGGGTAGGTTCTGGCAGATTCCGGGCGGGTTTGTGGAAGCTCACGAAAACATAGTCGGCGCGATCGAACGCAGGCTCGCAGCATTCAACCTACTGCCGTCGTCTATTTGGGCGGCAGAACATGCCTATACCATCTACAATCGGCGTTTCGACAGCATGCAAATAGTCGGTGTCTACGAAGCGGAGGCAGACCAAGACGTCATTACTTTGGATCCAGAAGAGCATTCCGATGCCCAATGGTTCTCGTTCGAGGAATGCCTCACCAGAGTCTACTACCGTGGTCTCAAGGACGGCCTACGCTCGGTGAGGGAATACATCACGGGGGTGGTTGTACCCGCACGCGAACTCCAATTGAAATGA